In Ruminiclostridium josui JCM 17888, the genomic window TGCAGCAAGTCTTGAATTAACGTAACATGGAACGAATCCAAACTGTGTCTGGAATGCAGGCCAGCACTTGTTTGCGAATACAAAATATTCAGAAGTACCTTTATTCTGTTCAGCCCAATCTAACAGAGTAATCTCATATTGTGCCAGTTTAGGAAGAATTCCTGGATAACCGTTTCCACCCTTGAGTTCTTCTTCCATCTCTTTAACAACTGCAGGTATTCTAGGATCATCTTTGTGATTGTTAAATGCCTCGAAAAGATCAAGCTCTGAATTTTCCATTATTTCAACGCCCAAGTCATACAAAGGCTTAATTGGCGCATTACATGCAACAAAATTAAACGGTCTTGGTCCGAAGCTGAATATTTTTAGTTTTGAGAGTCCAAGAAGAATTCTTGCAATATTTTCAAAATCTCCAACCATTTCTGATACATCCTGTGGATCTCCAACTGGATATTCAGGAATATATGGATTCAGTTTTCTCAATGCTAAGTTATAGGATGCATTTAACATACCGCAATATGCATCTCCACGTCCGCCTATAAGGTTTCCTTCAGATTCTTCAGCAGCAGCTACGAACATAACTGGTCCGTCAAATTTCTGAGCAAGCATGGTTTCAGGTCCTTCAGGTCCGAAGTTTCCAAGGTATACTACAAGAGCATTTACATTTGCATCTTGCAATTCTTTTAGAGCCTTTGGTACATCTGTTTCATTTTCCACTACTGTATTTGCCTGAAATAAATCCAACTTCTTTTCTGAGCAAGCTTTAACAACTGCTTTACGTCTTTCTACACTCAATTCTGCAGGAAAACAATCCCTGCTAACTGCTACAATGCCGAGTTTAACCTTTGGTACGTTATACATTTTAAGATCCTCCTTAATAATTTTTTGCATTTATGCATTAAATAAATTAATGTTTAATGTCGTACACTGTTACGTACAAGTAAATTAATATTTACCTTTTTATACATGATTCCTTTATAACAAGCTCCGGTGTAATAGTTTTCTGAACAGGATTTGTCAGATAATCGTTTTTCTTTATCATTTGCAGTAAAATTTCAGCGGCTTCTTCCCCCAGCTTCTCCTTTGGGTGACGAACTGTGGTAATTTTCACTGGGCAATTGGCAGAATAGTAGGAATCGTCAAACCCTGTTATGGATATATCATCAGGTACTTTTACTCCTAAGCTATTAAGCAGCTCATATACTCTGAATGCAATTTCATCATTATAGCAGGCTATTGCATCAATCCCGCGATTACCTTCCAGCAACCGTCTAACCATATTATAAGGTTTTATATCCCTATCCTCAGTGTGAAACCAAACTACATCATCAGGATTATAGGACATACCCGCATCTGCAATAGCTTTTGCATATCCATTATGTCTTTCAACCCCTTGAACATCATCCGCCTTAAAAATACCTGCTATTTTTTTATGCCCCAACTTTACCAGATATTCCACAGCAGAATACATGCCTTTGGCATCATCCAGTATAACATGTGATTTACCATCAAGCTGCTGATAAAAACCATGAATAAATATGTATGGTATACGGTGGTTGTCCAATGCTTCATAAAACTTCAAATTTTCTGAGTATAAAGCACTTTTTGTAGGCTCAATTATAAGACCTTCAACATTTTTCTGGAGTACATCTTCCAGACAAACAGCCTCATTTTTGGTATTGTTGTTGGTATTCTTGAGCATAATGCTATAGCCCTTGGACGAAAGTACACTATCAATGCCTTGAATAACCTTTGGAAAAATGTATTCAGAAATATAGGTTGTAATTACAGCAACATTTCTGGAGTCACTTCTTTTTCTGCTCCTATCCAGGCAAAAGGTTCCACGTCCATGTTCAGTGTAAAGATATCCTTCATTCACAAGCATTGAAATTGCTTTTCTTACGGTATGTCTACTCAGGGACATGGTTTCCGCAAGAACATTTTCCGAAGGGATTTGTTCTCCCGGCTTTATTTTTCCCATAAGTATTTCTTGTTTCAGATGCTCCATAAGCTTGAGATATTTTACCTGATTGTCTTTTTTTTGCATTATTATCTCCTCACAAGCAACTTGTACGTACATCTTAATTATACATAATAATTTCAAATATACAATACTGTTTATCAATAAAAAACTGCCTTGATTTATATCAGGCAGTTATAGTAAAAAGCTTAGTATTTAGAAGGCTTTGTATTATTATTTGCTTTCTTATTATAATTATTATTATAATTATTTTCATTTACTTCGCGAGTTTGGTATTTCTTTTTGTCCATTTCCCACAACTTTCTTTGATAATCTAAAAATTCATGTAATTTCATTTTAAATCACCCCCTGCTTCTATTTTATGTAAATATTACAGGAGTTGTTACAAATATAGTCATGGCTAAAATCTTAATGGCAACTAGTGCCTAGCTGCACAAAGATATTACTCTAATAGAAAGAATTGTATATTACTAACCTACTATATTGTGGATTAGGTTATCTCATTATCTACAATATATACACATATATATAGTAATATCCACAGTTTAATTCACAAAATGTTGTGTTTCTGTGGATAAAATCTCGCTATCCCCTTAAATAATCCACAAAGTTTTCAACATACTGTTAACAAAACCTAATAAAAGTGCAAAAATTATAAACCTGACTTTATAATCTTTACATAAAACTTTCTATTTCTTGGTCCGTCAAACTCGCAGAAATAAATTCCCTGCCATGTGCCAAGCAGCAGTTTTCCACCTTCCACAATAACATACTGGCTGCTGCCCATGGCGCTGGCTTTTAAATGTGCAGAACTATTTCCCTCATAGTGCATAAATTCTGCTCTGTCAGGATAAGCC contains:
- a CDS encoding GntR family transcriptional regulator, whose amino-acid sequence is MQKKDNQVKYLKLMEHLKQEILMGKIKPGEQIPSENVLAETMSLSRHTVRKAISMLVNEGYLYTEHGRGTFCLDRSRKRSDSRNVAVITTYISEYIFPKVIQGIDSVLSSKGYSIMLKNTNNNTKNEAVCLEDVLQKNVEGLIIEPTKSALYSENLKFYEALDNHRIPYIFIHGFYQQLDGKSHVILDDAKGMYSAVEYLVKLGHKKIAGIFKADDVQGVERHNGYAKAIADAGMSYNPDDVVWFHTEDRDIKPYNMVRRLLEGNRGIDAIACYNDEIAFRVYELLNSLGVKVPDDISITGFDDSYYSANCPVKITTVRHPKEKLGEEAAEILLQMIKKNDYLTNPVQKTITPELVIKESCIKR
- a CDS encoding L-fucose/L-arabinose isomerase family protein; protein product: MYNVPKVKLGIVAVSRDCFPAELSVERRKAVVKACSEKKLDLFQANTVVENETDVPKALKELQDANVNALVVYLGNFGPEGPETMLAQKFDGPVMFVAAAEESEGNLIGGRGDAYCGMLNASYNLALRKLNPYIPEYPVGDPQDVSEMVGDFENIARILLGLSKLKIFSFGPRPFNFVACNAPIKPLYDLGVEIMENSELDLFEAFNNHKDDPRIPAVVKEMEEELKGGNGYPGILPKLAQYEITLLDWAEQNKGTSEYFVFANKCWPAFQTQFGFVPCYVNSRLAAKGIPVACETDIYGALSEYIITCATQLPATLLDINNSVPKDMFENNKDLFNGYTLKDLFMGFHCGNTPSCMMKNHSMKYQLIMHRLLEPDKEPDISRGTLEGTIRPGEITFFRLQGTADCQLRSYVAEGEIIDVDPKSFGGIGVFAIKEMGRFYRHVLIAKRYPHHGGVAFKHMGKVLFATMKLLGVEDVAFNQPASMLYKDENPFK
- a CDS encoding secondary thiamine-phosphate synthase enzyme YjbQ is translated as MVREFSLKTERQNFYNITGRVAEAVAESGISDGAVMVYCPHTTAGITINENADPDVVRDILYGLDKAYPDRAEFMHYEGNSSAHLKASAMGSSQYVIVEGGKLLLGTWQGIYFCEFDGPRNRKFYVKIIKSGL